TTCCTGTCTTCAGATTTtcactctctgtttttgttcctcgCAGACTTTCATAACATGATGCAGACCCCTGGGAGCCACTTCCAGATCAAGCCAAGGCGGGATCACACGGACAGCTTGCCCTCAGAGTACAACCCTCCTTTACCCAGCGGGAGCTACGGGCCGACAGACAGCCACTCCTCCTACCATCCTCCAGGCAGCATCCCCACCCCGGTTCTGATTGCCCAGAAGATTGCAGAGAACCAGGGAGGTGGTCCTGCCAACATAACTCCAGCCTCACTCCTCCGCCGTCTGAGCTTGGAGTCTGAGAAACCAGTGAACTACGGCACCGATCAGACCGGCAGACACGGTCCTCCAACGTCTGCTAAGCCATCTCGCCTCCCTTCAAACATCAGCATGGTTCACAGCGGCAAGGACCACCAGAGCCAGTCTCTACCCAACGTGAACCTCAACGAGAGACGGTCGCAGATGTTGGCGAATCTGGCAGGAACCGCTCATCCTCTCCTGCAGGAGGACTCTCTGCTGACCGTGGAGCAGAAGGAAAGGAACGTCCCCACTCGCAGCATTTCCTTCAAGGATCCCTCACCAGACAAATCCAGGATGGAGGCGCTGTCTAAGCTGGGTCTGAACAGGGACAGAGCCATGTCTGGGGGTACGTCACTCCTTGTCCCTCCTGACAGCACTCGCCCAGATCCTCCCCCTTATGTAGAACCAAGTCCCAAACCCGTGGAAGTCAGTGTCCCCCCAACAGTGGAAACCAGCAACAAAATCCAAGAAGCCTACGCTCCAGCACCTCGTCCACGCCAGATCCAGGTCGACAGTAAACCAGAGGTTCTGCGCAGAGATTCTGTAGACGGCCATGAAGACAGAAACCTGGACCAGTTCCCTCCACCTCCGCCACCCCCAGAGAGCAGCTACTACCCACCTCCTTTGGAAATCAaagcccccctcccccctccggTTGAGGTAACCCAGCCAGAGTTCAACACATACGGAGGGAAGTCTTTCGTGATCAACCCCACTGTGACCCCCAGGAGTGAACCCACAATCTCTCCAACTATCCCTGAACCCAAAAACCTCCCCTCAGCACTGGCGAGTCCCTCTGAGTTCAACGACTATGGAGGAAAGACCAAAGTCATCAACGTTGCTCCTGTAGTCACGCCCAGGAGCAACCTCCCGGACATTCTCAGCTCCCACATCGACAAGAGTCAGATCTTACCGTCCAAACCAGAACTCTCACCCGCCGAGCTCAACAGCTACGGAGGGAAGAGCCGGGTCATCAACCCGTCCGTGGTCGTGAGTCGCCCTTCGGAGAGTCCGGGAAGGAGTTTCAAAGCTCCAGCCCCGACCCCGGCCCCAAAACCACCCCGGCATTCCTACCACGGCGCTGTCACTCCCCAGAAACcaacacacagcgtcttgttgCCGGACCACAGGCGGAGATCCAGCATGTTCAGACCCCAAAGCATCACCGTGCAGTTTTCTGGAAAGGGGGCGATGGACGAGTCCAGGAGGGACGCACTGAGGAAACTGGGACTGCTGAAATAGTCCTGATACACTTTGGGAACTTATCTTTGAGCCTGGAGGTGGTGTACTGGACGTTTCTGCGTCTGTGCCTAAGGATTGGTTGCAGAGGAATGGAGCCTATAGCAGACCTGCACAGACAGTTTTTACTTCCTGGCTGTTAGAAACTTGTTGGACTCGGTGCAGTTTCATCACTGATTGAGAGGCAGAGTTCTGTGCTGCCTCTGATCCAAGACACTGTTTACCTCCTTAAAGACAAACTGAACCAAACTAACGCTGTAAAGAAGAGCATCCACTTTGGTCCCTTTGGAATCAGAGAACAGGAGGTTCCCAGTCTTACCTTTGGAGGGAAATGGAACTTTTATTTGTGAATAGAAAGACTTTCTAAACTTAATGTAAGTGTATCTGTGTTGTTGTAGATTTGATCAAACATTACCCAAAATAGgaggaaatgttacatttgTTGGGGATTATCTTTAGCGATGGATTGACACGCTTATTATTCTAAAGGTGTTCCTAGGATTGGGTCCAAGCTTTGTGCAGTTTAGTAGGAATTACCTCAAATGGAAATAAGAGCAGAAAATCACCtaaatgagataagataagaaagtcCTTCACTCGTCCCACAgaggggaaattcaagtgtcacagtagcaagaAGACATTAGCctttaaagtaacaattattaaaaagttattaggaattcaaattcaaattcaaattaaagaggtaaaaaattaGCATATCTAcaataacatatatatatatatgtattattggttatatagtctaACAATgaggcaaacaaacaaacattatacaTCAGTTAATGCGTgctaatttgatttaaagcacattataaattataaacactatttttaaaaaatgttttaaagtagaataaaaagataaaaagtatCTGGggcagtttttaaaaattgtacAAATTATTTGGCTGATTTAGTTCAGTAGATTtataaaggggggggggggagcacACAGCCCTATCTTGCCCTTGGGGCCCTTTAGAGTGTTAATCCGGCCCTGGTGGTAATATAGAAGATGCTTATGTTTGCAGTTTACACATCTTAGATCAAAGTCTGACAAAATGTGGAGACAATTTGAGACAAAGCACAAAGAAGTGCAGTTTTAAAGATCAAATTTGTGCATAAaaattacatattttaaaagcacGATCAAACTAAATcagaaagaaaagcaaagatGAATTataattgtgtttatttatccaGTTTAAGTTAAATCTATTTGTTTACTGTGTCACTTCCTGCAGCTGTCAGAAAGTGGACTTAATGTTGAATCACAGGCTGTGAAGTCTTAACATGGGATTTGTTTTCACTGGTTCGTTTACTGACTTTGGGCATTTTTACTAAacggtgtttttgtttttttctgtcagcaCTTTTGGAACAAAGAACAAAGTTAGAGGACTTTCCTCTGGAGcgattttatttattctgaaaCTTCAAAAACCTTATTGTGAAGTGAGAGCGTTTAAAGAGGCGTGTGTTGTATATAAAGTGAATGAGAGAGGATCAAAGGCTCCCTCCCAGACGGCTTTAAAGTCCAGAGTCTTAATATCTGCTGTCCTGGAATAACTCCTGTGCAGATGTTCGAGTGAAGAGAGCCTCCAGTTTCTTGAAAATCCAACGTCTGAGCCGAGCTGGAGGATATTTTTACTCCACGGACAAACCTCCCACGCCAAGCCACAGACTGTGGAATGGGGGTTTGAGGGCAGGACTCTTTCACGAGGCGAGGGAGAACTTAAAAGCTGCTCTTTAGGGAAGGGCGAGCGCACGGCATTGTAGAAAACACAAGCACTAAAACCACAGAGTCTGAAATACACCCCGAGGTacttatgtgtttttattcctgcagAGCTGTTGTGGAAtactcttctgtgtgtgtgtgtgtgtgtgtgtgtgtgtgttatttaaatgtgtagttagcatgtgtgtgtgtgtgtaagtgtgtgttagtgtgtgtaacCCAGACTCCGGCCTCTGTAGCTCCCCTACAGACCCTTTTGAAGTACATGTACGTCGTGCAGGTAGAGGATCGTCTCCTGTGTGAATGTTTACAGACTCCGGTTCTCTGTAGCTCATCTACAGTCATTTTGAAGTATATAAAGGTGTATACATATAAATCTAGATTATGTATAAGAACACCAGCTCTATGAGGAAACGTGCAGCAGAGATAGTAAGTGCATCCATGTGTGGTAGATTGGGATTTCAGCGGCGGTGTGCAAAGTGCTGCTCCGGTACGACAGCCTGTTCTCTGATCTTTAAATGTCTCTAAAGTTAACTGTTTAAACTCTTCTTAATATATTAAATGTTCTGTTCTATGTTTGTCATTAAAGAGAGAAATTCAACTTTtgttctgagtgtttttatttcatttattctgGAATCTAAAGAATGATAATGTGTTTAATGATCGAGTCTGTGCAATATTTCACTGAGTTGAAACTTACAGGTTGTCTTAAAGGAACAGTACGCGGTCTGACTTGAGAGCTAGGTGAAAAGATTGATACCCTACAAAGCTGTTctgcttagcttagcttagcttagcttagcacaaacaGCCTGACccttacattttgtatttataagGAATTGAATTTagcatttttgtctttgttgattagacagctgcagagaggcaggaaatgtagggagtagaaaGTCGAATCAGCGTCTcctggaggagagagcagaCATTTACTGCGGACGGGCTGAGCCACAGTCAAGACCtgagactagactagactagactagactagggTTTTAAAGACATGCACTTCCTGAAACACCTGACGTCTAACCTGACGTCTAAACTCATCAGGGTGAGCTGCAGACTGCAGACCGTTattaaagctgaagagagagagtgagagagccgGACTTGAAGAGGACTTatcagtgtttcttttattgGGTGATCTCTCTCATCCTTCCATCTGttcatccattttcttctgctcaTCGAGGGTCAGGTTGTGTCAGCAGCTGGCTCAGCAAGTTGACTAAGACAGCCCCCTTCCCAGTAACgtcttccagctcctcctgggggattTGGAGGCATACCCAGGTCTGATAGCAGTGAGCTCAAGGTCTGGTCATCCATCATCAGATGTCTGAAACTTCCTGACTTCCTCCTTTGGATGCAAAGGAGTCCAAGCTCTAGTCTGACCTCCTTCTGGATCTCTGACCTCCTGAGCCAAACACCTTTCGAAGATCTCTATCTTCAGTCTCTGCTCAAAGCTTAagaccacaggtgagggtttgAACATGATGTTTATGGACTGGGGGCCGCTCTGTGCAGATGATGAGGATCTGTTGGCTTCTTCAGACCaggacctccagcaggcattGGAGCAGTTCCCTCTGGCTGCAGAGGGAGTCTTCGTACTGGAGTGTTTGTGGTgtagagggaaggagggagtctgaaggcaaagctttccaTCCATGTTCCAACCCTCAGCTACGCTCACAGACTTcaggtagtgaccgaaagaacgagaccTCGGACACGAGCAGCTGAAAGAAGTTTCCTCTGAAGAGCGGCAGGAGAGAGGACATCTGGAGGATTAGGATGCATCCTAGTGTCCTTTCTTTGGAGGTCCAACCAGGAGGAGAACTCAGAGCTCGCTGGAGGGATCATAAACCGCTTCTGTTATCCCTCAGGAGGAGACGCTGCCAAGACCAGGACCTGGCTGTTGTTTTGAAGAttattttgggcttttattttgaaaggacaactttacagagaaacaggaagtgagggaAGGGAGACCGGGGATGATTGTGGGTGCAATGAGGAATGCagactctgtacatggggcgtcTACTCTCAAACCGGAGACCCAATCATGCCTGTATAACCTTCATGTGTTTATATTCTGTTCTTAAATGTGTGAAGCTGCAAACTGAGACTCTTTAAAGTATCTCTGATAAATGATCTGAAGGTATCAGGGTCCATTTAAGGAGGTAGGGGGGTCGGGAATGTGTGGTCCACAGCTCCTCAGCTCAGGCGTGTTTACAGCGTCGTACCAACGTCGTGTTTAGAGGAGCGACCGGGCAGGAAATGAGGACATACTTGAGTGTCCCGGCGTGTAATTAGACCTCAACAAACAGCCGCGCCCTCTCCAAGCATgcaaacaccacaaacacaccatgagagctttttttttacagtgataCGTTTAAATCTTTTATTGTGATCTTCATGAGCCGACACACACAAAGCCGTGAGCTGGTTCCTCCTGGATCTACACACAGAGCAAAGACTGGACGCTTCACTACGACACAGAGCGCTGCAGGAACGGGGTCCATGCAACAGATCACACATCCAATATATCGATCCGTCTGAACAAGCTCGACGGACACATGGAAAAGAATCATTAAAGTCTCTCAGGCACACGGTTATGTTTGTccaaaaaccacaaacactTCACCAATCAAATCAAAGAGAATAAAGCCGCTCGACAGACTTCGGATTAAAACAAACACGAGCAGGTAAAAGCTGGAGAAACGTGGATCTATGTACACTCAGGTGTCCTTCAGTGATCAGGCTGCTGGATTAGAAGCTAACAGGATGTGAGACTCTTATTTTGGAGGGGTGTGTAACTCAGAGGTGTCACTTTCTTTTTCAGCAGCAGTTTGATAATCATGGTCCTCGCTGTCATGAAGCTCTGCAGAGTCCTCAAATCCACCAACCTGCACCTCAAACATGTCAACGTTTCACGTGTCAGACGCTGATAAACACTCGCCGAATAACTTTGAAACCTCTTCGTCAAAACACGACACTTCCTcttaaacaaacaagaaagaaaaggttTCATCTTTGAACTTAACGAAGCACAAGAGCAGGGATTCAAACCGTTGACGTCCCGGTCTCCATCATAGATTTTACTAGCATatataaaaagatggacaacacGACAGGTCccttaaagtgaagccaaaacatccaCAGCTTCCCCCACTACGTGTGTGTTCTGTATTCTAAAGGTAGTAGAGGCGTTGATAGCGCTGATGAGTGTGTTTTAGCTTCCAGGATTGATCTTAGCTAACTCGTTAGAGCAGGTAAAGTTGTTTCCCCTAACGCTAATTCTCTAAGAGGAGCTAACATGATTAGCTAACTGACAAACATTCAGAGGAAAGCAGAAAACATGATATTTTTGTGTCATTTAGTAAATATTTAAAGCCTTAATCGCACAAATCAGCTGTATGAAAACGTGCACGACGTAAAAACTCCcctcaaagtgaagccaaagcatttagagctccctctagTGGCTGGGTGGCTGCAGTGTagctcataagccccgcctcctccatgttaacagatgcgCCTAACTTTAACACTAAATACATGTTTCTTTCGTTAAGTAGCTCTTAGCTAgtagcttggtttaaatcggCGATTAGATGCTTTAAAAAAGGGGGCGTggcatcatgattgacagctctgtcgaCCAATGAGACTCCAGCAGCAGCgtacactaacacaagagtcagtgAACTCTCTGTAAACCgtgagagtctgcttcaaaccgaCACGAGAACTTGATCTGGTGTGGACCGGACCCACCCGAGGGGTGTGTTCTGGTTAGAggaaggggcggggcttaatTTAGCAGCTCCGCCTCCTTCAGTGCAGAATCTAAATGTGCAAGATTCCAGCCCCCTTTTTTGAGCGTTTATCGAGGTGGAGGTACGTCGTCCATCTTTAAATACAGGCTggttttatgctaagctaactagctgcTACAGGTTGTATTCCTTTGTTTATCCCAGTGACGCCGCTTTGATGCAACACAAGCCTCCAGAACAAGACCATCACATCATCAGACATTCAATCACATCATTCACGTACAGAAACTCTTCCTCTCCTCGCCGTCTTCATCTTCGTCCGATCAAACGTGTTCCCCGTATTTCTCCAAAGagtccaaaaaacaaaaagtattcCTCTCTAGTCTTGAGTAAGTATCGTCCACTTGCAGGTTTTTCACTCCTAAATATGAGTCAGTGTTTTGGGTGGGCAGGAGGCGCTGCGTGCGTTCGTCCCGCCCCCTCCCGTCTGTCACGCCGTCAGTCGACCTCTCAGGAGTTCAGTCGTCTTTATTGTGAAGTTCGTTCTCTGGTCCAGACAGTTTGTGATCTCTGTCATCGTCTCAGGcaacagacaaaaaacagaaagagagccATGGTGTgtgacccctgacctctgacctccagcTCCTGGTTCTGCCTCTCCACCTTTGGATTTGGGACCCCTTCAGCCTCGTTAAGAGTGGGCGTTCAGGTCAGCGGGTTTTGGTCTGTGCCGGttgtcagctggagtctggaggaCTCGTCCCGTTTTGTCGACCGGTGTCCCCTCcgatcttctctttctctctctgtttttgctcGATCATTCGCTCTCTTGCTCGCTCGCTCGTTCAGCCTGCGCCCAGACTCCAATCAGCGTCTcctggaggagagagcagaCATTTACTGCAGACGGGCCGAGCCACAGTCAAGACCTGAAACCAGACTAGATTAGACACTGTTTGTAAAAGACAGGCACTTCCTGAAACACCGGATGTCTAAACTCATCAGGCTGAGCTGCAGACTTCTcatcctggctctgccttcctctcctctttcctacatctcttcctgtcctctttcctacatctcttcctctcctctttcctacatctctttctttcctctttcctacatctcttcctgtcctctttcctacatctcttactttcctctttcctacatctcttcctctcctctttcctacatctcttcctttcctctttcctacatctcttcctttcctctttcctacatctcttcctctcctatttcctacatctcttcctgtcctctttcctacatctcttcctctcctctttcctacatctcttcctctcctatttcctacatctcttcctttcctctttcctacatctcttcctctcctctttcctacatctcttcctctcctatttcctacatctcttcctgtcctctttcctacatctcttcctttcctctttcctacatatcttcctctcctctttcctacatctcttcctctcctctttcctacatctcttcctctcctctttcctacatctcttcctctcctatttcctacatctcttcctgtcctctttcctacatctcttcctctcctctttcctacatctcttcctctcctctttcctacatctcttcctctcctctttcctacatctcttcctctcctctttcctacatctcttcctgtcctctttcctacatctcttcctgtcctctttactacatctcttcctgtcctctttcctacatctcttcctctcctctttcctaaatctcttcctttcctctttactacatctcttcctctcctatttcctacatctcttcctgtcctctttcctacatctcttcctttcctctttcctacatctcttcctttcctctttactacatctcttcctgtcctctttcctacatctcttcctttcctctttcctacatctcttccttttctctttactacatctcttcctgtcctctttcctacatctcttcctttcctctttcctacatctcttcctgtcctctttcctacatctcttcctttcctctttcctacatctcttcctgtcctctttcctacatctcttcctgtcctctttcctacatctcttcctttcctctttcctacatctcttcctttcctctttactacatctcttcctgtcctctttcctacatctcttcctttcctctttactacatctcttcctgtcctctttactacatctcttcctttcctctttcctacatctcttcctgtcctctttactacatctcttcctttcctctttcctacatctcttccttttctctttactacatctcttcctgtcctctttcctacatctcttcctgtcctctttcctacatctcttcctgtcctctttcctacatctcttcctttcctctttcctacatctcttcctctcctctttcctacatctcttcctctcctctttcctacatctcttcctctcttctttcctacatctcttcctctcctatttcctacatctcttcctctcttctttcctacatctcttcctctcttctttcctacatctcttcctctcttctttcctacatctcttcctctcctatttcctacatctcttcctctcctctttcctacatctcttcctctcttctttcctacatctcttcctctcttctttcctacatctcttcctctcctatttcctacatctcttcctctcctctttcctacatctcttcctctcttctttcctacatctcttcctctcctctttcctacatctcttccttttctctttactacatctcttcctgtcctctttcctacatctcttcctgtcctctttcctacatctcttcctttcctctttcctacatctcttcctctcctctttcctacatctcttcctctcctctttcctacatctcttcctctcttctttcctacatctcttcctctcctatttcctacatctcttcctctcttctttcctacatctcttcctctcttctttcctacatctcttcctctcttctttcctacatctcttcctctcctctttcctacatctcttcccctcctctttcctacatctcttcctctcctctttcctacatctcttcctctcctctttcctacatctcttcctgtcctctttcctacacctcttcctctcctctttcctacatctcttcctctcctctttcctacatctcttcctctctttcctacatctcttcctctcttctttcctacatctcttcctctcctctttcctacatctcttcctttcctctttcctacatctcttcctctcttctttcctacatctcttcctctcttctttcctacatctcttcctctcctctttcctacatctcttcctctcctctttcctacatctcttcctctcttctttcctacatctcttcctgtcttctttcctacatctcttcctctcctctttcctacatctcttcttctcttctttcctacatctcttcctctcttctttcctacatctcttcctctcttctttcctacatctcttcctctcctctttcctacatctcttcctctcttctttcctacatctcttcctctcctctttcctacatctcttcctctcctctttcctacatctcttcctctcctctttcatctcttcctctcttctttcctacatctcttcctctctctctttcttcatggACCTGATGGAGTTGAGGGAGGTGGAGTCTAACTCTGTCGTTCTGAgtgttgctctctctctgcacatttATCTCCATCTATTTCACGTCTGGGAGCACAGACACGTCGTTTTTATCTCGATTAAATGCAGAAAACTTTTTAGATTTAAGTCAAattttcttctttgtaataTTTGAAGATAgaaaatactgttttttttgt
Above is a genomic segment from Notolabrus celidotus isolate fNotCel1 chromosome 21, fNotCel1.pri, whole genome shotgun sequence containing:
- the LOC117805200 gene encoding proline and serine-rich protein 2, which codes for MDLHLQGNPQLHYGVNGGAGRNPRPGADDTLKFLSREERECLQFFEKTIDSLEDGLEDTDRKQRQMRLASGSSAPVSAVDGPTTRSQNPGVMTSSFQSPKDQDIIDLVRPNPDLVQTREPIFNPTNPDFHNMMQTPGSHFQIKPRRDHTDSLPSEYNPPLPSGSYGPTDSHSSYHPPGSIPTPVLIAQKIAENQGGGPANITPASLLRRLSLESEKPVNYGTDQTGRHGPPTSAKPSRLPSNISMVHSGKDHQSQSLPNVNLNERRSQMLANLAGTAHPLLQEDSLLTVEQKERNVPTRSISFKDPSPDKSRMEALSKLGLNRDRAMSGGTSLLVPPDSTRPDPPPYVEPSPKPVEVSVPPTVETSNKIQEAYAPAPRPRQIQVDSKPEVLRRDSVDGHEDRNLDQFPPPPPPPESSYYPPPLEIKAPLPPPVEVTQPEFNTYGGKSFVINPTVTPRSEPTISPTIPEPKNLPSALASPSEFNDYGGKTKVINVAPVVTPRSNLPDILSSHIDKSQILPSKPELSPAELNSYGGKSRVINPSVVVSRPSESPGRSFKAPAPTPAPKPPRHSYHGAVTPQKPTHSVLLPDHRRRSSMFRPQSITVQFSGKGAMDESRRDALRKLGLLK